The segment TACTCTACAACCCATTGTGAATAGTATGAAATTGTATAACTCACATAGCTAGCAATTACTACCTAGATAGAGCGCAGTCACTCaatcagtttttttgttaaaaaaataacaaacaaaaaaaatctagctagctagccagatcGAATTTACTAAGAAACTGTTGGGTGGTGGGCCAAACTCGCGCCAGACACACACATTTACCCGCCAAACCTGACAGCTAAAGTAGCCAATCAGAGGGAAGCTTAGATAACGTACATTTTCTTGCCCCCACATCATGCATTGAGTGATTAGTGATATCAAAGGTAGTGATATGTCCTGGCCGAGATAAACATCAGTTTTAAATTAAGTTGATTATGTTGTGGCTCTGTTGTTAGTGTAGTTTGATGCAACGCTGCGCACAGATTGAATATCCGCACTCTAATGGACACAGCTCTGTCAATCAGCATCTCTCTATCATAATAGCATTTCATTGGCTCTCCCGGTATCTAATACCACGTGTTTCCTTATACCATTGGTTACTGTATATGTATGTCACAAATGGCAATCCCACACGACGGCGTCACAAAATGTGTAGCTTTTTTTGTTGTCGAAGAGCCTTGTTCACAAGAGGCAGGTTAGATTTGTGGAAGCTAGAGGAGCTCCCCTGCATACATTCTAACCTGCGTTTTCAAGCAAATCGGACTTCCAGTCCATTATAGCTGCGTAATGTCGTCCGAAAATCTATCAGATACTCAGATGGAATATGAGGATGAGAAACAGGTGGGTTTAATATCATGACACTATCTTGAGTTGGCCAGCTAACTATAACGCTAGCTCGTTGTAACGCGTTACAAGTAAAGTGTTTGAtttgatagctagctagttagctttcGTTATAGCATCTAACCTGTAAACGTCTCGTTTACCAACAATGACAGTGTGTATAAATGTTTTGGAAAGGTATTGAGTAAGATTTACGTGTCTCCCGATAATCAATAATAACGTATGTACTGTATTATTGAGTTATTTATTCCGTTTTCCCTTGTGCCATTGTGGCTCGCTGGTCCATAGGTTATAAAATATGCCTGGGCCGTATTGGTCTATCCTGACACTGCAGTAGTTGAGGTTGAGTCTTCCGGCTTTTCGAGACAAATACAAACAATACCATAGCCTATCCTTTGAAATCTGTGTTTCAATTGAAACCAGGGTCAATCATCACAGTTACTTATATGCTAGCGGATCAGTCACACAAAGCTTTAATGATGTATAAGCTAGATCTATTGATTCATACTCGTTTTCAGTCCCCTATGCTTTGTGAATGTTATTTGCAGTGTTGCGCGGATATTAGGCTTagctatatatacagttgaagtcggaagtttacatacacttaggttggagtcattaaaactcatttttcaactactccccaaatgttttgttaacaaactatagtttttgcaagtctgttaggacatctactttgtgcatgacacaagtcatttttccaacaattgtttacagacagatgttTACACTTATAatgtactgtatcacaattccagtgggtcagaagtttacatacactaagttgactgtgcctttaaacagcttggaaaattccagaaaattatgtcatggcttttagaagcttctgataggctaatttacataatttgagtcaattggcggtgtacctgtggatatatttcaaggcctaccttcaaattcagtgcctctttgcttgacataatgggaaaatcaaaagaaatcagctaagacctcagaaaaaaacattgtagacctccacaagtctggttcatccttgggagcaatatccaaacgcctgaaggtaccacgttcatctgtacaaacaacagtacgggagtataaacaccatgggaccacgcagctgtcataccactcagaaacgagatgcgttctgtctcctagagatgtacgtactttggtgcgaaaagtgcaaatcaatcccagaacaacagcaaaggacctggaggaaactggtacaaaagtatctatatccacagtaaaatgagtcctatatcaacataacttgaaaggccgctcagcaaggaagaagccactgctccaaaactgccataaaaaagccagactacagtttgcaactgcacatggggacaaagattgcactttttggagaaatgtcctctggtctgatgaaacagtaatataactgtttggccataatgaccattgttatgtttggaggaaaaagggggaggcttgcaagccgaagaacaccatctcaaccgtgaagcacagggatggcaacatcatgttgtgggggtgctttgctgcaggagggactggtgcacttcacaaaatagatggcatcatgaggaaaattatgtggatacattgaagcaacatctcaagacatcagtcaggaagttaaagcttggtcacaaatgggtcttccaaatggacaatgaccccaaagaatacttccaaagttgtggcaaaatggctgtaggacaacaaagtcaaggtattggagtggccatcacaaagccctgatctcaatcccatagacaatctgtgggcagaactgaaaaagcatgtgcaagcaaggaggcctacaaacctgactcagttacaccagctctgtcaggaggaatgggccaaaatttacccaacttattgtgggaagctcgtgtaaggctatctgaaacgtttgactcatgttaaacaatttaaaggcaatgctaccaaatactaattgagtgtatgtaaacttctgacccactgggaatgtgatgaaagaaataaaagctgaaataaatcattctctctattattctgacatttcacattcttaaaataaagtagtgatcctaactaacctaagacagggaatttctacttggattaaatgtcaggaattgtgaaaactgatttgaaatgtatttggctcaggtgtatgtaaacttccgacttcaacggaTGAAAAGTCACTTGTACAGGCAGCATCCTGAGTGGATGCTGGTGAAGGTCAGAGGTCTGTTGACAAATCCACTGTTCATATCATCAGTATTCATTGACTATTAGGTATAGGGAAGGCACTGATGCCACACTGATGCCATTTGTCTTATCAATGATAATGGGTGCTTTTAATGCAATGGTATTTTGATACAATGACTAGAAGCGGAACTGGTCATGTGAGAAAATAACATTTCATGGTAGCTAGCTACTATGGGTCTAGCAGTTTGGAACCGTTTGAGGGAGTGAAAAGTATCCAGTCCACTCTTGCATTTTCCCTCATTGGGGCTGAATATAGCAACTTTTACATTTTTGTAATGGATCCAAGTGAATCAGCTAGGGAATCTGTTCATCTGCTTCTCTACCCTGAGTCACCTATTATCACTGCTCCAGCAAGCTTTGTGTTTACTGTCCTCTGCATGGAATGGCAGATATTCTCCTGTACTTCGATTGCAGGGTTTTGTGGGTTTCTCAATGTTTTCTTAGCTTTATTTAGCCAGATAAGTAATGTCTAAACagtgatgctgagactcagatttttccaattaaaatgtatgccaaactaaaaaccaatgattgcatagtaaaaaaataaacatgcatccacaaggactacttttaagtTTCCaaacaaaaaaattacaaaacacatttacttgaagaacagtgcagatacAAAAATAATGATGGTTTGtgctgtcattctgttaccaaactttgcatctgcactgttctgtaagttaaaaaaataaaataaaaattgcaacattttctgtggaaattgttataagtagtccttgtgcatagagttgtatggtttgtttaactttgtaatCATTGGGTTTTGTtttgacattttaaagtgaaaaatcagtCTCAGCTTCActctgttactgtggaattgccccgATAGAGAATACATGTTATGCTGACTTCTGCCCAGAGTCTCTGGACTGTGGGCAATAACAAGGTGTGTCCTGTTAGCCTACTTTCCACTCACATCTGTCCGTGGACTCCACACTGGCAGTAAAGGGTAAACCAGTTTGTCCAGTGCATGAGTTGCCTCCAGTAAAACCATAGGCTTACACCTTACAAAAAGCTTTAGCATGAAGGTGTCATGTGAACACTCGAACCACTCTGCAAGCTCTGTGTACCTAGACTTTGGTCAGCAATTACTCAAGGCCTGTTCCTGTATAATATTTTTCTCAATAACCATAAATAACCATGGCTTGTACATATTTGCAGACAAACTGTTTCCCCCTCATAAAGCCATCTGTTTTTATGGCACCAATAACATGTCAGGGATGGGAAAACGGGTAACAAGGCTGTTTTATCCACATTAGCTGAGGAAAAGTGTGTGAGATACGGGGAAATAATGGATGTGAAGCTGCTTTTTAGTCACTTAATTCTTACTCAATCATAACACTCGTTTTCTGAGTGAGTTGTTTATCGCAGGCAACCATGAGGGCGTGAGAGAGAGTGTTGCAGGAGAGCGTGCAGAGTGTGACTCATACTATGAAGACGCTTCAACTCCCTCAAGTCATTTTCATGGCGTTAGCCCACTTCACAGCTGAATATGAGTAGGGTTAGGCTATATGATTCAGATGCAATCCTTTCTGAAGTGCACAGTGCCAGCCCAGTAATCTTTTTGTTTTATCATCAGACCATCTTATAACCTTCTTattagtttcaagttttaatgtcacaagtacagtgaaatgtcctTCTTGCAacctctaaacccaacaatgcagtaatcaataacaatgtaatactaaaaacAACATAAGGTAGAACATAAACACACAAGAAATAGAAATAAGAATAACACAAAAGTAAGTAAGcattctatatacagggtcagtcagttccagtaccatatttacaatgtgcagggatacttgagtgatagaggtagataattgtaggggtaaggtgactaggcatcaggacagTTAAATGGAGAATGTCTATTTTAAAAGCCTATGCTTGTTCTTCTCTGCGCATCATGGCTGACATTATGATGAAGGATATATAGGCGTAGGCTACATAGGCCTATTTAGATGTTTCCCCTCTAGCTAAATTCCTTGCACATAGCAAGTAGCACCCATATGACAGCACATTGAAATGTTTTCTTTGTCTGGACAGGACTCTCAGGAAAAGAATGCCAACCTTGTGAAGGGTGAAGAGGTCAAGCTGAAGGCCAAGTACCCCGGCCTGGGCCAAAAGCCTGGAGGCTCCGACTTCCTCATGAAGAGGCTACAGAAAGGGGTAGGTGGAACCCTTCTCCTGGAGAGACACAGATAATATATGCTTTTGATTCAGCATGTTAGTGAGGCTGGAACAAACGCCTACACACCCTTGTTGACCACTTGACTAGGAAATCGCATAGGCTTCGAATACTCCTCTTTAAGACATTTCAATACGTTCTGCATTTGAGGATCTCAGATTGCCTTGGTATGTCTGTGGCAGTAGCGATGTTTGAATTAACTTGTCCGATATTTGTTATTTTTAACATTTTAGAAAGTTCACAAAGAAAAGAGATTTAACTTTCCGTTTAACTATCTTGTGTCAATAAATACAGCTGGACGTAATGACCTCGCACCTACaaaattatacactgctcaaaaaaataaagggaacactaaaataacacatcctagatttgaatgaattaaatattcttattaaatacttttttctttacatagttgaatgtgctgacaacaaaatcacataaaaatgatcaatggaaatcaaatttatcaacccatggaggtctggatttggagtcacactcaaaatgaaagtggaaaaccacactatagGCTGATCCAattttgatgtaatgtccttaaaacaagtcaaaatgaggcacagtagtgtgtgtggcctccacgtgcctgtatgacctccctacaacacctgggcatgctcctgatgaggtggcggatggtctcctgagggatctcctcccagacctggactaaagcatccacaactcctggacagtctgtggtgcaacgtggcgttggtggatggcgtgagacatgatgtcccagatgtgctcaattggattcaggtctggggaatgggtgggccagtccatagcatcaatgccttcctcttgcaggaactgctgacacactccagccacatgaggtctagcattgtcttgcattaggaggaacccagggccaaccgcaccagcatatggtctcacaaggggtctgaggatctcatctcggtacctaatggcagtcaggctacctctggcgagcacatggagggctgtgtggccccccaaagaaatgccaccccacaccatgactgacccaccgccaaaccggtcatgctgtagGATGTTGCAGggagcagaacgttctccacggcgtctccagactctgtcacgtctgtcacatgtgcttagTGTGAACCTGCtatcatctgtgaagagcacagggcgccagtggcgaatttgccaatcttggtgttctctggcaaatgccaaacatcctgcacggtgttgggctgtaagcacaacccccacctgtggacgtcgggccctcataccaccctcatggagtctgtttctgaccgtttgagcagacacatgcacatttgtggcctgctggaggtcattttgcagtgctccacctgctcctccttgcacaaaggcggaggtagcggtcctgctgctgggttattgccctcctacggcctcctccacgtctcctgatgtactggcctgtctcctggtagcgcctccatgctctggacactacgctgacagacacagcaaaccttcttgccacagctcgcattgatgtgtcatcctggatgagctgcactacctgagccacttgtgtgggttgtagactccgtctcatgctaccactagagtgaaagcaccgtcagcattcaaaagtgaccaaaacatcagccaggaagcataggaactgagaagtggtctgtggtcacctcctgcagaaccactcctttattaggggtgtcttgctaattgcctataatttccacctgttgtctattccatttgcacaacagcatgtgaaatgtattgtcaatcagtgttgattcctaagtggacagtttgattgtgTTGTTTAACCTTTACTGCtcaggcgttccgccagcggaactcctcccacattccgctgaaaaggcagagcgtgaaattcaaaatatattttttagaaatatttaactttcacacattaacaagtccaatacagcaaatgaaactttcacatcttgtgaatccagccaacatgtccgatttttaaaatgttttacagcgaaaacagcacgtatatttatgttagctcaccaccaaatacaaaaaaggacagacatttttcacagcacaggtagcatgcacaaagccaacctaactaaccaagaaccaaccaaactaaccaacaaacaacttcatcagatgacagtcttataacatttatattcaataaatctatgttttgttcgaaaaatgtgcatatttcaggtataaatcatagtttacattgcagctacaatcagaaattgcaccgaaagcagccataataattacagacaccaacgtcaaatacctaaatactcatcataaaacatttcagaaaaatacatagtgtacagcaaatgaaatacaagcatcttgtgaatccagcaaatgTTTCAGATTTCTTAAgtcttttacagcgaaaacacaatatagcgttatattagcttaccacaatagccagaaacacaagccatttcccagcagtaaaagttagcgatcgtgacacaccagcaaaagatatataatttttgactaaccttgataaggttcatcagatgacagtcctataacatcaggttatacatacacgtatgttttgttcgaaaatgtgcatatttagagctgaaatcagtggttatacgttgtgctaacgtagctactttttcccacaacgtccggattttttttctgacactttttctgacacacatattctgaccaaatagctattcataaacataactaaaaaatacatgttgtataggaaatgatagatacactagttcttaatgcaatcgccgtgttagaattctaaaaataacttcattgccacataaggcttacgttatgtcgaccgagtgcccaaaacctgggcgcaaaactaatagtacacagttcgacagatatatgaaataacatcctaaaatgggtcctacttttgctgatcttccatcagaatgttgtacaaggtgtcctttgtcaagaacaatcgttgtttggatttagaacgtccattttccctcttgaattagcaagcgcactagccaagtggcgcgaagctctcctttctgaacaaaggcacacaacgcaacacgcctaacgtcccgaataaatttcaaaaatcgaataaaactatgttgaaaaaacatactttacgatgatattgtcacatgtatcaaataaaatcaaagccggagatagtagtcgcctataacgaaagctattcagaaggcaaatccaggtccaaccccgcgccttcctgaaaacaggaaatgggtgacacgtcattccaagaggacgtattccatctcagaccaagataaacactccatttcttatctcactgcatcttgacatccaggggaaggtgtatgacgtgcatgtatactaataggtatcatgcccatttataggcaggacccagaagagagcatcgatttcagattttccacttccaggtcaggaagtttgtgccaaatgacttctgttttactcacagatataattcaaacggttttagaaactatagagtgttttctatccaatagtaataataatatgcatattgtacgagcaagaattgagtacgagggcgtttaaattgggcacgtttttcccccaaagtgaaaacagcgccctctgtcctcatcaggttaagtgttccctttatttttttgagcagtgtatatattttttgagcAAAAACCTAGTGTCAAATGACAATAGTGGTTGAAGTGTTTCCATTACCCATTTAGGCAAATTGCGCATTAATTGGCGACAGCCTCTGCCCTCCCACACATCGGTTTCATGTCTCGGGTATAGCCAGTGAAAGCCAGCATGTATAGAATGCAATAATTGACTAATATTTCCATATTCTAATAATTCTCATGTGCCAATGTATCGCCATGGTGAAACTTGCACTCCTGTAGAGCTGAAATAACTGGATATTGAAACTTGCATccagccaaccagaaaagcaaGACGAAGCAATTTAGGCATTCTTGAAAGTCAGGACAATCCTTGTCCTGCAAAGAAACATTATTTTATAGTTGAAAATATTGATTAAGCAGTAGGCATTTAGAATTCAAATGTGTAGTGGAGCTTTATAGTTACTTGtgacatactttttcttgccactataTGTGAAccgtttggaattacctggatatcTACattaattggtcatcaaatttgatctgatcttcagctaagtcacaacaataggcaaacatagtgtgcttaaactaataacacacaaattattgtatttttcttgtatatattgaatatataatttaaacattcacagtgtaggttgggaaaagtatgtgaccCCCCCCATGCTAATGATTTCTCCAAAAGCCAATTAGTCAGTAGTCAActaatcaatgagacgagattggagatgttggttagagccgCCTTGCCCtataaacactcacaaaatttgagtttgctattcacaagaagcattgcctgatgtgaaccatgcctcgaataAAAGAGTTCTCAGTAGACCTAAGatgaagaattgttgacttgcataaagctggaaagggttacaaaagtttctctaaaagccttgatgtccacggtaagacaaattgtctataaatggagaaagttcagcactgttgctactctccctaggagtggccattCTGCAAAGATGACTGAAAGAGcgcagcgcagaatgctcaatgaggttaagaataatcctagtgtcagctaaagacttacaggaATCTCtgaaacatgctaacatctctgttgacgagtctattaTACGTAAAACacgaaacaagaatggtgttcatgggagggcaccactgaagaagacactgctgtccaaaaaaaacattgctgcacatctgaagtctGCAAAagtggatgttccacagcgctactggcaaaatattcagtggacagatgaaactacagttgagttgtttggaaggaacacaacactgtgtggagaaaaaaaggcacagcacaccaacatccaaacctcatcccaactgtaaaggtATGgcggagggagcatcatggtttggggctgctttggtGCCTCAGGACCAAGACAGCTTGCTATCATGGACAGAAAAATTTAtttccaagtttatcaagacattttgcaggagaatgttaggctatttgTCTGcaaattgaagctcaacagaagttgggtgactcaacaggacaacgacccaaaaaaCAGAAGTAAATTAACAGAATGGCCTCAACAGAATAAAATaggccttctggagtggcccagtcagagtcctgacctcaacccgattgaaatgctgtggcatgacctaaagagagcagttcacaccagacatccaaaGAATATTGAtcaactgaaacagttttgtaaagagggatggtccaaaattcctcctgactgttttgcaggtctgatccgctactacttggttgaggttattgctgccaaagaagggtcaaccagttattaaatccaagggttcacatacttttcccaccctgcactgtgaatgtttacacggtgtgttcaataaagacatgaaagcgtataattgtttgtgttattagtttaagcagactgtgtttgtctattggtgTGATCTAGATGAAGATcggatcaaattttatgaccaacttatgcagaaatccaggtatttccaaagggttcacctactttttcttgccactgtaactacatttattccaaaaaCATTGTTTCCATTTGTCGCAATAAAGAAAGTTAGACAAAAGAAAATCCACCCCTGTCGAACGGATAAAAATTGAAGATCTTTAGAACGTTTCTACTATTTCTGCCGTTTCCATGACACGTCGCAATAATTTCTTTTGTGACATTGCTTTTGTTGAATAAACCAGCTTCAATGAAAATCTGCCTTTTTATTAATTTTAACGAGCAGAACTACTCAAGACAACCTGAATTGAATTCCTTcttttttgcccccccccccctagcaaAAATACTTTGACTCAGGTGACTACAACATGGCCAAGGCCAAGATGAAGAACAAACAGCTGCCTGTGGCGGGCCCCGACAAGAACCTCGTCACAGGGGACCACATTCCCACGCCACAGGACCTGCCCCAGAGGAGGTCCTCCTTGGTGACCAGCAAACTAGCAGGCTAGCCTAGCCTCCACCCATCCACCAGGCCCCCAGCTAACGTTCCTCACCTGTCCCCCAACAATGTCCCCCCCCTAGTCATCTCCAGGCTCCACTTGGCTTTAACATATCGGGGAGAGCTGTGAAAGTCAGTACATATTGCTTGTATGGTGGGGAGGGGAGGTGAGCTGGGACCTTTTCTACCATCACTCCACACAGCTCTGCCCTCTGCGCACTCTGCTCCATCGCCTCCCTTATGTCTTGGTTTGGTGTTCAGAGGTACATAAAGTAGATGTGCCATCGGGGAGGCTGAGTTTAATGCACTTTGTATTATGTACAGTACGTTTTTGCATCCCGAACAACACCAAAATATGTTGTTGACGAGGGAGTTGGGAACCATGATCGCTCCACATTTTTCGATGTTGTGTTCTCGTCAAAGCTGGGTGTAGATGTTTGCGTATTTTGCTTGCACACCAAATCTGGGAGGGAAGGGAACCATGGTGAAGTATCCAAAAGGAAGGGAGTGGTAATCAGAGGGAAATGTGGAAACTGATTTGTGGTTTCCTTTATCTCATGTTCTGTCAAACAAAAATCCAAGGTCGTCCACGCTGACCTGAACGAACAGATATGAAACTGCACATTTTCTGCTCATGTCGCTTTAATTCTTGACTCCCTGTTGCTCTTCTTTTTTAAATATGCTGCATGATTGTAACATGTAACGAAATGTGCAAATCTGGAGGGGTTAGACGACTGATAGGAAGTAGCACGCAACCAAATGGAGCCCTGGAATGTCCATGGTCACTCTCCacaccttccctccctctcaATGTCCTGACAATCcacacactctgtctgtaggctgCCCATGGTGAAAGCAATGGCAAAGCAAACTGAATACCCATGTATAATTTGTAAGGCTGGGAAAAGAAGCAACTGTTTAATATTCAAGTTAAATCTCAGTTCTGTGGCTATTACATCACATCAAAAAGCCTAAATGATTTGTAGGGGATCAATTcggtgtaaatttctgtattgtGTTGAGAAATGACATTTTGTTATGATTTGTGTCTTCATAAAGGGTTGTTTGTTCATTGTCACGTATTAGCCATTTACTACAATCTGGCTCTTTTCACTGTTAATGGCAGCTCCTGTTGAGAAACTCTTCCAGTAATAGAAGATTATTACCTAGTTCCCAATTACATTACTTGCTAAACCTCTCCTCGGTCTCTCCTTCAAATTCAACATAGTAGGAGCCTCCCAGTGTACTGCTAAAGCATATAGCCTTACGTATTGACATT is part of the Salvelinus fontinalis isolate EN_2023a chromosome 6, ASM2944872v1, whole genome shotgun sequence genome and harbors:
- the ensab gene encoding endosulfine alpha b, producing the protein MSSENLSDTQMEYEDEKQDSQEKNANLVKGEEVKLKAKYPGLGQKPGGSDFLMKRLQKGQKYFDSGDYNMAKAKMKNKQLPVAGPDKNLVTGDHIPTPQDLPQRRSSLVTSKLAG